In Malus sylvestris chromosome 2, drMalSylv7.2, whole genome shotgun sequence, the genomic stretch AAAGGTTACCACTTACAATTGTGAACCATTCAACAACCTTTAAATACGTTCACATGTTTTAGTCTATGCCAAACTATGAGTCATGCACCTTAAGCTGTAGGGTCCACCAATGACGAGATTTGGGTGGTTTTATTAATTATGATTAAACCCTCTGAATAAATTGGAATCAGATCAAAATTCGGTTGTCTTCAGAATCCTTGCTGAGCAAGGAAGCTACAAGAGGTCCAAACTTATTTAACCCCTATATTGAAACACTAAAGTTTACAAGAGCGAGCCGCCCTATCTTCCCTGGAATGAAGGCTTCTCCAGTGCTCTAAGTAGAGAGAACAGAAGAGAGATGGGCAACAAAGTTTCCAACGGAAACAGTaggagcagcagcagcagcaagaaATTGAGCAAGCACGTTTCCGTCAGAACCAAACACATAGGAGGATTACATACGAAGGAAATAAATTTGGGTTTCGCTCAGATCTTGGAGAAGAACCAACATGTTTATACTGATCCAACATTTGTATGTGACTTCTGTCTTCAGTTGATTCATCTGGAAAACTCATTCAACATCAAGGGTTGCACCCATTTTTACTGTCAAGAGTGCACTGTTAAATACGTAGTCTCCAGTCTCCGAATAAATGTCACATCCATTGTGTGCCCTGTACCGGACTGCCAGGGTGTCTTAGACCCAGATCACTGCCGTCAAATCCTTCCATCCGACGTCTTTGTTTGGTGGGGCAATGCTTTATATGAGTCTGTACTTGCCCCTGAGAGCGATATTGATTCGACCTTCATATGTGATTTCTGTGTTGAGCCAGTTAACCTGAAAGACTCATTTAACATAAAGGGTTGCACCCATTTTTACTGTCAAGGCTGCATTGTTAACTTCATAGCATCCAGGCTGCAAGACAATGTCACTTGCATTACGTGCCCTGTACCGGACTGCAGCGGCGAGTTAGACATCGAGTACTGCCGTCCAATTATCCCGGAAGACGTCTTTGATCGGTGGGGAAAGGCCTTATGTGAATCTGTGGTTATGGACCCTCGGAGGAAGTACTTATACTGTCCCTACAACTCGTGCTCGGCGCTGTTGATTAATGAGGAACCAGAGGATACCAGTCAGTCTGTGTGTCCTCATTGCAATAGAGAATTTTGCGCCATGTGTAAGGTTCCTTGGCATACCGAATTTGATTGTGCCATGTTTCAGAAGCTGAAAGAGAAGGGCGAAGACGAGATGTTGGAAGTGCTTGCCAAGAATAAGAACTGGAGGAGGTGTCCAAAGTGCAATTATTACGTTGAAAGAAATGAGGGGTGTAGCTACATTTTATGCAGGTCAGTTGAAATTGTCTGCTGCCTCTAGATTTTCTGTAGATTGGTTCAATTTTTCTATGCTCGGAATCAAATCCTTAATTTGAGTTAACTGTTGTTCTGATATTTTAGTTTCTTCTAGATTTTCTGcagtttagttaattaatttcgaaattaatatatatatatatatatatatatatgactatATTTTACTGTGGAACTTTATCATGTGGTCTTTCGTTTTATTATAAATCCTATGTAAGCGgtggattaaataaatttagtgTAAATTATCCTATTATTTATAAACAGTCCATGAGTCACGTCCAATTACATGAACATTATCTTTTTGGTGTTTTGTTTTATTCTTTCTCACAAAAGTTAGATAACTATTGTTACAGGTGTCGACATGCTTTCTGTCACAATTGTGGAGTAGAAGCCTCCGTAACTTCTCATACCCGTCTTTGTCCAAGCTGTAATGAATAATGCGTTTTTGGTCATCTTGCTGTAATACTACAGGTTAAATGCAGGATGCGGCATTACGTAAGAAGGAGGAACTCATCTATTCGCCGTCACTTTGCTTATTAATTCCTTCATGATACTAGTATTATCATCATTAATGGTTCAGTTTGTTTACATGTTTATAATATTTAATGGGATTAATATCACTTTTGGATGTTTTTTCATATATGTAGAATTTGGATCTTCCTTGTCTTTTCTATCATAGTTAATAATCCAAAGAGTATATTTTACAAGTAGTGATATCTATACATCTCATTTTATcgttcacacacatttttttaatttttaatcgtCGAATTgactgaattgaagaatatcaaatgaTAACAATTAAAAAGAAGCGTGTGAAAAGGTAAAAAAGGTGTGTGAACCACCCTATTTTACTCTATCATTCAAGACTAGTGGttgatttatttcttattctgcCATTCCTAGAATCAAGATCCCTAAAATTTCTGAATTACGGTGAGTTTATTTgatgtttgttgaagaaaatgGAGTGGTTGATGGGTATCAATGAAATATTCCTGAGATTTTGAAGGCCCCATATGAGCAAGATTCAAACGAAGGTCTTTGCATGGTCTAAAATTTTGGTTGCTctattttctttatatatttttaagtgtATAAATTGATATAACGCAAaagaaactaaataaaaatgaaGCATAGTGTGTACCTCTCTGTATCCCCTATGTTTTTGGGTTcgaaactttttatttttttaatacaaaaagcATGGTGTGGTGGTTATGTAACAAAAAGCATGGTGTGGTGGTTATGTACCAATCATATCACTGTACAAAATATTGAAATTAGAACCATTCTTGCTCATCCAGAGTTCGTCTCAAGAAAAATTTATCTGTTAAACAAATCACTGATTATGATATTAATAGCATGAACTGttagtttttttaattgtatttttGCTCACTTCTTAAAGTTAGAATGATTTTTTTGTCAGTAGTTCTATATATAGCAAGGCCAAGAGTTTTGAACTGATGACCCACACAAAATATTTCCCACATGCTCGCTCGTGTGTCAACGTGCCATCCACGATTACTAGGGATGGCAACGGAGCGGATTGGGTTCGGATGTGCCATCCCCATAATCGTACCCGTTTGTTTTCTCCGTACCTGAAACCGTAAAAAACCCGAACGGGTATTCCCTGTAACCGAATCCGTCGGGTAATGGATTCCCCATCAGATAACGGTTTTCCCATAACCGTaaaatttaactaattaaacagTGAAAGGGATGAGGAGGCCGGTGGTGTTTCAGTGGCTGGTTCTCGGGGGAGTTCGAGGTGATGGTGCGAGAGGgacgaggagagagagagtgagaggttGCAGAGATGATGGGGGTCTGGAGGGTGTGGTTTAAGGGCTCGCCAGAGACGGTGGGGTGGTGTGGGTAGTGGTGCTGTGTGTGCGTAGCtcgggagaaggagagagagagagagagagagagagagagagagagagagagagaacttgcAGAGAAgtgaggtgagggagagagcacGGGAAGAAGAGAAAGGTGAGGGATGAGGGAGAGAAGATGGTGGTGTGGTCCTTGTTTTGCATGTGTGTACGCGTGCGTGTATGGTGCTCGGGGAAGGGAGAAGCACAGAGCACAAAAATGGGACTTTTGTTGTCTCAAGACTTTTGCATGTGTGGGTACGCGTGTACGTGTGGTGCTCAAGACTTTTGTAGCCGTATTAAAGAACTCAAAGGttttaaatataataaatatttatgtGTGGTGCTCAAGACTTTTATATTCTCCCATGTAGTGTTAAAAGAACTCAAAGGttttaaatataataaatatttatattttttattaaagaatgaaaacgGGGCGGGTTTGGGTATGGGTTTGGAGCGAATAGCCCTATAACCATAACCGAATCCGAAACAAAAAATTTTACccaacggttacccataaccgtaaaaaatccaaaatttgcTTCCCAAAATCTAACTGTTCGGACCGATTACTTGCAGGTATCTGATTTGATGAATTAAATTGTCATCCCAGTTACGGTGTCCAAGACCGATGATGACAGGCAGTGCGTGCTTGTATTGTCCCTTCAAGgattaccaaaaaaatataatatgttgtataattgtattgctaattttttttatctattaAATTTGGAATatatcaacaaaaaattgaTTGGAATAAGTtggcaaattttattttattttatttttttaaatcggGTCAGAAGTTTAGAATTTTAATAATCTATATAcgcatttcaattttcattctATTTGTGGCAAAAGTAGAATTTCGTCCAACATGATCGTGCATTGAAATTAATAAAGTAGGTAATTTTAACATACTTTCTTTGAActtttcacacacctttttttatttatagcatcagattgaataaatcaatcaAGAGTAACGAACATGATTGTGTGAGGctaaaatatgtatgtattttataaaggaaaactaatgaaaatggcttgaaaactttgagttttaatgaaaaggacaaaataaagggtaaagtgaatagtaccaggattgactttttagtgtaaaaatgtggtttttcgttaaagtgaacagtaccgggtgcttttcgttaaagttctcattTTATAATCTCCCTTGAAATAATTCGCATTCCTAACTTAACACATAAAGTCTTGGATAATCATTTTGGTTCCTCACTAATCATGTGTTTACTAATGGATAAAGGAGTTCTCCATTCCTCCGTCGTTATTGGATCATGAATGCTTCAAAGGGATAGGCGAGAACATTCGAAGTTAAGAAACGAAGCCGGCAGCCTGGTTTGGCTCATAACCGCAATTAAACTTTTACATGTGATTTATGTGTTGAGCAAATGCATAAGGTACTCCTCTTATTCAAGATCAAGGGTTGCACCCATTTTTACTGTGAAAAATGTATTGTTAAATTTGTTGAGTCCAACCTCGAATACAATGTCACAAACATTATGTGCCCCTTACCGGGCTGCCTCGGCATGTTAGACCTTGAGTATTGCCGTCCAATTCTCCCACGCGCCGTCATTGACAGGTGGTGCAATGCCttgagaagaaaaaagattATTACATGGACGAGTAAATTGTaactatggtcccttaactttaactcaattggagcaatggtctttcaactaaaaattcattaccattggtccttcaattcatcaaaacgtgcagctatggtccctcaactttaattcaactggagaaatggtcccttaactttaacccaattgtagcaatggtcattccaacataactcgttttgacaaaattttttacgtagttgacgaaaaggatcataattacacactttgatgagttgagggacactaattatataaatggttattccaacataacataatttgacaaaattttgaagaaattgatgaaaatgactatagctacacattttgataagttgagggaccaatggtaatgaatttttagttgagggatcattgctccaatttaattaaagttcagggaccattgctataatttacTCTTACAGGACTGACTACAAGTTCTTGTACTGCCCCTACGAGGATTGCTCAGCCCTGTCGTTGCTTCATAAGAATTATGATGGCACCAGATTGTCTTGTTATGTATGTTTTTATTGCA encodes the following:
- the LOC126608129 gene encoding E3 ubiquitin-protein ligase RSL1-like isoform X1, translating into MGNKVSNGNSRSSSSSKKLSKHVSVRTKHIGGLHTKEINLGFAQILEKNQHVYTDPTFVCDFCLQLIHLENSFNIKGCTHFYCQECTVKYVVSSLRINVTSIVCPVPDCQGVLDPDHCRQILPSDVFVWWGNALYESVLAPESDIDSTFICDFCVEPVNLKDSFNIKGCTHFYCQGCIVNFIASRLQDNVTCITCPVPDCSGELDIEYCRPIIPEDVFDRWGKALCESVVMDPRRKYLYCPYNSCSALLINEEPEDTSQSVCPHCNREFCAMCKVPWHTEFDCAMFQKLKEKGEDEMLEVLAKNKNWRRCPKCNYYVERNEGCSYILCRCRHAFCHNCGVEASVTSHTRLCPSCNE
- the LOC126608129 gene encoding E3 ubiquitin-protein ligase RSL1-like isoform X2: MGNKVSNGNSRSSSSSKKLSKHVSVRTKHIGGLHTKEINLGFAQILEKNQHVYTDPTFVCDFCLQLIHLENSFNIKGCTHFYCQECTVKYVVSSLRINVTSIVCPVPDCQGVLDPDHCRQILPSDVFVWWGNALYESVLAPESDIDSTFICDFCVEPVNLKDSFNIKGCTHFYCQGCIVNFIASRLQDNVTCITCPVPDCSGELDIEYCRPIIPEDVFDRWGKALCESVVMDPRRKYLYCPYNSCSALLINEEPEDTSQSVCPHCNREFCAMCKVPWHTEFDCAMFQKLKEKGEDEMLEVLAKNKNWRRCPKCNYYVERNEGCSYILCRLNAGCGIT